A stretch of Carya illinoinensis cultivar Pawnee chromosome 14, C.illinoinensisPawnee_v1, whole genome shotgun sequence DNA encodes these proteins:
- the LOC122293766 gene encoding uncharacterized mitochondrial protein AtMg00810-like — MARSAKGISLCQRKYALDILQDSGFLGCKPIAFPMESTLKLSVNNSSPPLPDPALYRRLVGRLLYLTITRLDLSYSVQALSQFMAKPSTKHFQDAERVLRYIKATTGQDIFLSADSPLHLKAYSDSDWGGCIDTRRSVTGFTMFIGDSLISWKLKKQPTISRSSTESEYRALASTTCEIQWLMYLLANLHIPHPQAILLYTDSKPASEIASNPVQHERTKHIQLDCHLVREKLQE, encoded by the coding sequence ATGGCTAGATCAGCTAAAGGCATCTCTTTGTGCCAACGCAAGTATGCTTTAGACATCTTGCAAGACAGTGGATTTTTAGGATGCAAACCTATAGCCTTTCCTATGGAATCTACCCTAAAATTGAGTGTCAATAATTCATCTCCTCCTTTGCCAGACCCTGCATTATATAGAAGACTTGTTGGCCGTCTACTATACCTCACTATAACCAGACTTGACCTATCTTACTCAGTACAAGCATTAAGCCAGTTCATGGCTAAACCTAGTACCAAGCACTTTCAAGATGCTGAAAGGGTTCTCAGATACATTAAAGCAACAACAGGCCAAGACATTTTCTTATCTGCAGATTCTCCTCTCCATTTAAAAGCTTATTCAGACAGTGACTGGGGTGGATGTATTGATACTAGAAGAAGTGTCACTGGTTTTACAATGTTTATTGGAGATTCTCTCATCTCATGGAAGTTAAAGAAACAACCAACTATTAGTCGATCCTCAACTGAGTCTGAATACAGAGCTCTAGCCTCTACTACATGTGAAATTCAATGGTTAATGTATCTACTAGCTAACTTACATATTCCCCATCCACAAGCTATTTTGCTTTACACTGACAGCAAACCAGCTTCTGAAATTGCATCAAATCCTGTTCAACATGAAAGGACAAAACACATCCAGCTAGATTGCCATCTGGTTCGAGAAAAATTACAAGAATGA